A single window of Streptomyces sp. NBC_00464 DNA harbors:
- a CDS encoding dienelactone hydrolase family protein yields the protein MTTITTRTVEYPADGLTMIGHLALPAGVDRRPAVLLGPEGTGLSDVERRRADALAELGYVALAFDLHGGRYLDDPEEMLARCMPLLADPDRMRGIGHAALDVLRTEPRTDPDRIAAVGYGTGGAVGLELGRDGVNLRAIGTVNATTTGRPGEAARIRCPVWAGVGSEDPIMPPAQRNAFTAEMQAAGVDWRLTVYGGALHAFHHPPVDHTVRPGVGYHPQHAQRAWRDVVDLLTECVPVKEDQGA from the coding sequence ATGACGACGATTACGACGCGTACGGTCGAGTATCCGGCAGACGGATTGACGATGATCGGGCACCTCGCGCTCCCGGCCGGTGTCGACCGCCGGCCCGCGGTACTGCTCGGACCGGAGGGCACGGGGCTCAGCGACGTCGAGCGCCGCCGGGCCGATGCTCTCGCCGAGCTGGGATACGTAGCGCTGGCCTTCGACCTTCACGGCGGGCGCTATTTGGATGACCCCGAGGAGATGCTGGCCCGGTGCATGCCGCTGCTGGCTGATCCCGACCGGATGCGGGGCATCGGCCATGCGGCGCTCGACGTGTTGCGCACCGAACCGCGGACCGACCCCGACCGGATCGCCGCCGTCGGCTACGGCACCGGGGGCGCCGTCGGGCTGGAACTCGGGCGCGATGGCGTCAACCTGCGCGCGATCGGGACAGTCAACGCAACTACCACGGGCCGACCGGGCGAGGCGGCGCGCATTCGCTGCCCGGTGTGGGCCGGGGTCGGGTCGGAAGACCCGATCATGCCTCCTGCGCAACGGAACGCGTTCACCGCAGAGATGCAGGCCGCGGGCGTCGACTGGCGCCTCACGGTCTACGGCGGCGCCTTGCACGCCTTCCACCACCCGCCGGTCGACCACACCGTGCGTCCCGGCGTCGGCTACCACCCACAGCACGCGCAGCGAGCCTGGCGCGACGTCGTCGACCTGCTCACCGAGTGCGTGCCCGTGAAGGAGGATCAGGGGGCATGA
- a CDS encoding aminoglycoside phosphotransferase family protein — translation MTDTEITADLVRDLLQEQHPDLAGLAIREVAGGWGNQMWRLGDELAVRMQRMDTTPDHQLKERRWLPVLAPRLPLPVPTPVRFGEPSERFPKHWTVMTWVPGEPLDHGSISRGNHAADTLAGFLRALHVEAPAEAPIDTVRGAHPRNCTDSFEIFFQAVAPADIAADIRAVWDDAVAAHAWEGPPVWVHGDLHPANVVVSDGTLSGIVDFGDMFAGDPAWDLAAAWVLLPAGTASRFFDAYAHADEATIRRARGLAAMKSLFLMLMGQNGDRGLPGGKPHWGPPGRAALDRVLKGV, via the coding sequence ATGACCGACACCGAGATCACCGCAGACCTCGTCCGCGACCTGCTGCAGGAGCAACATCCAGACCTTGCCGGGCTGGCCATCCGCGAGGTGGCGGGCGGCTGGGGCAACCAAATGTGGCGCCTCGGGGACGAGTTGGCCGTACGCATGCAGCGCATGGACACCACCCCGGACCACCAGCTCAAGGAGCGGCGGTGGCTCCCCGTGCTGGCCCCGCGCCTGCCGCTCCCGGTGCCGACCCCGGTGCGGTTCGGTGAACCGTCGGAGCGCTTTCCCAAGCACTGGACCGTGATGACGTGGGTTCCCGGCGAGCCCCTGGACCACGGCTCGATCAGCCGCGGCAACCACGCGGCCGACACACTCGCGGGCTTCCTCCGGGCGCTCCACGTGGAGGCGCCCGCCGAGGCCCCGATCGACACGGTCCGCGGTGCCCATCCCCGGAACTGCACAGACAGCTTCGAGATCTTCTTCCAGGCCGTTGCCCCCGCCGACATCGCTGCCGACATCCGGGCCGTCTGGGACGACGCCGTTGCGGCCCACGCGTGGGAGGGCCCGCCGGTGTGGGTGCACGGCGACCTCCATCCCGCGAACGTCGTCGTCTCGGACGGAACGCTCTCGGGCATCGTCGACTTCGGCGACATGTTCGCCGGCGATCCGGCGTGGGACCTCGCCGCCGCATGGGTGCTGCTTCCCGCGGGCACGGCCTCACGGTTCTTCGACGCATACGCGCATGCAGACGAGGCGACGATCCGGCGCGCCCGCGGGCTGGCTGCCATGAAGAGCCTTTTCCTGATGCTCATGGGACAGAACGGAGACCGGGGTCTTCCCGGCGGAAAGCCGCACTGGGGACCCCCGGGGCGGGCGGCACTTGATCGTGTTCTCAAGGGCGTTTGA
- a CDS encoding non-ribosomal peptide synthetase, whose protein sequence is MTGFRLEDVLPLTPLQAGMHFHSLYDSHAVDVYTSQFVFELEGPVGVPALRAAIGTLLRRHANLRVGFLHEDLDEPVQAVAAEVPVPLTELDLTAADGTGTTEERLTAFLAADRTRRFDLTTPPLMRFTLLRTAPQYHRLVMTSHHILFDGWSMPLLVRELFELYASEGDDRALSRVTPYRTYLHWLAQQDRTAALEAWSTALAGIEAPTLLAGPRSAGAPDSAELPETLVLDLDAATTHRLRETARAHRLTLNTLVQGAWGLVLGHLTGRHDIVFGATVSGRPPEIPGIESMVGLFINTVPVRLRTAPGETLAALLTRLQEEQGRLLGSQHLGLTEIRDVTGLDELFDTLTVFENYPMDDEALRTAQQGLPGLAVTGFSGTDAAHYPLALTIAPGDALRITFGFRAAVLDREEVARTVARTRRLLTVMAQGLDRRADAVPLLLDGEREMLLSHGTGARLRCEAGEPSIPYAVAERAARHPDAVAVSGVGEQLTYRQLHVISDDLAGALTGLGTGFEDGVGILVARSAATITSSLGVLSAGATYVPLDPRWPTERLNRVAEVAALRVLIVDERARTHPWVRQLGTDITVLTVDAAGRVRHGGPDTPGALPTVMGGTRLAYTMFTSGSTGLPKGVGVTHADVTALAADRNWDDGAADAVLMHSAYVFDASTFEIWAPLLNGGRVVVAPEGTLQPAVLRDLVARHGVTAAFLTTALFNVLAETDPDALGLLRLVATGGEAAAPGVLQRLATAHPDAVVLHVYGPTETTTFATAHRVHPDDAPGGAAPIGRPLDGMRAYVLDAAMRPVPLGAEGELYVAGAGVARGYLGRPGLTATRFVADPFAGTGARMYRTGDLVRRGMDGALHYLSRADQQIKLRGHRIEPAEIETVLRADPSVGTACVLVREDLPGDRTLTAYVVPAPGHTPEPGPLAAHVALHLPAYMVPAVIQPVDALPLTPNGKLDRAALPAPATPSGVQGRMPRSALEEILAGLFADVLGVPRVGVDDSFFALGGHSLLATRLVGRVRTALDTETEIRTLFENPTVAALATALEDENRPARPALVPQERPATIPLSYAQQRLWFLHRLEGPSATYNIPLAVRIDGPLDTDALHRALGDVVRRHAALRTVFPEHDRGPHQHITAPDDVRLPFAREAVDEDKAADRIRAAMAEPIDIEHRLPLRATLLSLADDAHVLVLVIHHIAADGSSLAPLAHDLRAAYRARAGAEDPALTALPVDYADHTLWQRGLLGDEHDPDSVVSHQLAYWKDALRGLPEIVELPWDRSRPAVPRHTGATYDFAVGQSTSRQLANLARTSGCSLFMVLQAALSTVLSRHGAGDDIPLGTAVAGRTDEAASDLVGFFVNTLVLRTDLTGDPTFRELLKRVREFDLSAYAHQDVPFERLVELLNPARSQSHHPLFQTMLILQNHSTAAAIDLPGLKVSGVPVDAGVSKFDLSFTFTETYDDNGAPSGLRGAVDYATELFDATTVHALADRLVLLLGAVGADPDRALHTYDVLTPAEHTRLATWGTGPVEELPGATLPELFQQWVRRTPGAPAVRDADTTLTYDELDTRAGALADHLTAQGIGPEDRVAVALPRTHRLVVALLAVLRTGAAYVPLDPDYPAQRLSYMLEDARPRLLLTTPAIHRRLPASSVPHLYADDLGNSSTAGTDPTARTAPAPSPAHPAYVIYTSGSTGRPKGVVVTHRGVGAMARTQSERLRVTPGSRVLHMASVSFDAAFWELCMGLLSGACLEIDERDALLPGPTLAALVRERGVTHLTLPPAALAVMPPGSLPAGTTMVLAGEACPPALVHAWARDRFLSNAYGPTETTVCATMSAFQHADGPLAPDRAVSIGTPVNGTRIHVLDDRLEPVPPGVAGELYVSGDGVARGYHDRPALTATRFVADPFDRAGGRMYRTGDLVRWTTDGELLYVSRVDDQVKLRGFRIELGEIEAALTALPGVAAACAAVREDRPGDRRLVVYTVPADGAPGPDEAEVRAHLAATLPDHMIPAAHVSLAALPVTPNGKTDRRALPAPHHAAPAGGRKPGTARERALCEVFAETLGVPEVGVTDDFFTLGGHSLLAVTLARRIGERCGRRPSLRALFAAPTVEGVARLLGSEAGEEHQEEAATSELAAEVRLASDIFSTGHEATAPARRTLRPSARPLLTGASGFLGAFLLRDLIETTGGPVDCLVRAEDDHRAAHRLRANLERYGLWRRRYADLIRPVPGDLAAPGLGLSPADRTALVRRLGPVLHNGARVNFAAAYGDLRAPNVAGTEELLRLLADSDSPGMHYISTTGVYAPAPGPRPVTITESTPTGPSPALPDGYAQSKWVAEQLIGLARERGLPVTVHRPGRISGDTATGACQDRDLLWQLIKGCLQAGAVPDLPYGSTDWVPVDYVSAAVVALSVSGRTGAETYHLTNPDAPGLDRVFAAAARLGHDLRTVPATQWQARVAAQPDNAAQLFLGDEGQTRHETTDRRRFDSRRTADAAAAVGVRQPPLTDEVLNRYLTYFHGSGFLPAPGVPATSWPAEPHLLGYRKDLT, encoded by the coding sequence GTGACCGGGTTCCGACTCGAAGACGTACTTCCCCTGACGCCGCTCCAGGCCGGCATGCACTTCCACAGCCTGTACGACTCCCACGCCGTGGACGTCTACACCTCCCAGTTCGTCTTCGAACTCGAAGGCCCCGTCGGTGTTCCCGCACTGCGTGCCGCCATCGGCACCCTGCTGCGCCGGCACGCCAACCTGAGGGTCGGATTCCTCCACGAGGACCTGGACGAGCCCGTACAGGCTGTCGCTGCCGAGGTTCCCGTCCCGCTGACGGAACTGGACCTGACCGCGGCGGACGGCACCGGCACGACGGAGGAACGTCTCACCGCCTTCCTCGCCGCCGACCGCACCCGCCGCTTCGACCTGACCACTCCACCGCTCATGCGTTTCACGCTGCTGCGCACCGCGCCCCAGTACCACCGCCTCGTCATGACAAGCCATCACATCCTCTTCGACGGCTGGTCGATGCCCCTCCTCGTACGGGAACTGTTCGAGCTGTACGCCTCGGAGGGCGACGACCGCGCCCTGTCGCGCGTCACCCCCTATCGCACCTACCTCCACTGGCTGGCGCAGCAGGACCGCACAGCCGCTCTGGAGGCCTGGTCCACCGCCCTGGCCGGAATCGAGGCCCCGACCCTGCTCGCAGGTCCCCGCAGCGCGGGTGCGCCCGACTCCGCCGAACTGCCCGAAACGCTCGTCCTCGACCTGGACGCGGCCACGACGCACCGGCTCCGCGAGACGGCCCGCGCTCACCGGCTCACCCTCAACACCCTGGTCCAGGGCGCCTGGGGCCTTGTGCTCGGCCACCTCACCGGACGCCACGACATCGTGTTCGGTGCCACCGTGTCCGGTCGCCCGCCGGAGATTCCCGGCATCGAGTCGATGGTCGGCCTGTTCATCAACACCGTGCCGGTACGGCTGCGCACCGCACCCGGCGAGACCCTGGCCGCACTCCTGACCCGGCTTCAGGAGGAACAGGGCCGCCTCCTCGGCAGCCAGCACCTGGGACTGACCGAGATACGGGACGTCACCGGCCTGGACGAACTCTTCGACACCCTGACCGTGTTCGAGAACTACCCCATGGACGACGAAGCCCTGCGCACCGCGCAACAGGGACTGCCCGGCCTGGCCGTCACCGGATTCAGCGGCACGGACGCGGCCCACTACCCCCTCGCCCTCACCATCGCACCGGGTGACGCTCTGAGGATCACCTTCGGATTCCGGGCAGCCGTCCTGGACCGCGAAGAGGTGGCCCGCACAGTCGCCCGTACGCGACGTCTGCTGACGGTGATGGCGCAGGGGCTCGACCGCCGCGCCGACGCCGTTCCCCTCCTGCTGGACGGAGAGCGCGAGATGCTGCTGTCCCACGGGACCGGCGCTCGGCTGCGCTGCGAAGCAGGGGAGCCGAGCATCCCGTACGCCGTGGCCGAGCGTGCGGCCCGGCACCCGGACGCGGTGGCCGTGTCCGGTGTGGGCGAGCAACTGACCTACCGGCAGCTCCATGTCATCTCGGACGATCTGGCCGGTGCCCTGACCGGGCTCGGGACCGGATTCGAGGACGGCGTCGGCATCCTCGTGGCCCGCTCGGCCGCCACGATCACCTCCTCCCTGGGCGTCCTGAGCGCCGGTGCCACCTACGTGCCGCTCGACCCGCGCTGGCCCACCGAGCGGCTCAACCGTGTGGCCGAGGTGGCTGCCCTGCGCGTCCTCATCGTCGACGAGCGCGCCCGCACACACCCCTGGGTACGTCAACTCGGCACGGACATAACCGTGCTGACCGTCGACGCCGCGGGCCGCGTCCGCCACGGAGGCCCTGACACCCCCGGAGCCCTCCCGACCGTCATGGGCGGCACCCGGCTCGCGTACACGATGTTCACCTCCGGCTCCACCGGACTGCCCAAGGGCGTCGGCGTCACCCACGCGGACGTGACAGCCCTCGCGGCCGACCGGAACTGGGACGACGGCGCGGCCGACGCCGTCCTGATGCACTCGGCGTACGTCTTCGACGCCTCCACCTTCGAGATCTGGGCCCCCCTCCTCAACGGCGGCCGCGTCGTCGTGGCGCCCGAGGGAACGCTCCAGCCCGCCGTGCTCCGGGACCTCGTCGCCCGGCACGGCGTGACGGCGGCCTTCCTGACGACCGCCCTGTTCAACGTGCTGGCCGAAACCGACCCGGACGCCCTAGGCCTGCTCCGTCTGGTCGCCACCGGAGGCGAAGCCGCCGCGCCCGGCGTCCTGCAACGCCTTGCCACCGCACACCCGGACGCTGTCGTCCTCCACGTCTACGGGCCCACCGAGACCACCACCTTCGCCACCGCCCACCGTGTGCACCCCGACGACGCTCCCGGCGGCGCGGCCCCGATCGGCCGGCCGCTCGACGGCATGCGCGCCTACGTCCTGGACGCGGCGATGCGGCCCGTGCCGCTGGGCGCCGAAGGGGAGTTGTACGTCGCGGGCGCCGGCGTCGCCCGCGGATACCTGGGGCGGCCCGGTCTCACCGCCACCCGGTTCGTCGCCGACCCGTTCGCCGGCACCGGGGCACGCATGTACCGCACCGGCGACCTGGTGCGCCGGGGCATGGACGGCGCCCTGCACTACCTGTCACGGGCGGACCAGCAGATCAAACTGCGCGGCCACCGCATCGAACCCGCCGAGATCGAGACGGTGCTCCGCGCCGACCCGTCCGTGGGCACCGCCTGCGTGCTGGTCCGCGAGGACCTGCCCGGCGACCGGACCCTCACCGCCTATGTCGTACCCGCACCCGGACACACCCCGGAACCCGGGCCGCTCGCCGCGCACGTCGCACTCCACCTGCCCGCGTACATGGTGCCGGCCGTCATCCAGCCGGTCGACGCGCTGCCACTGACCCCGAACGGCAAGCTCGACCGGGCCGCCCTGCCCGCACCCGCCACCCCGTCCGGCGTGCAGGGCCGGATGCCGCGCAGCGCCCTTGAGGAGATCCTGGCCGGGCTGTTCGCCGACGTGCTCGGCGTGCCACGCGTCGGCGTCGACGACAGCTTCTTCGCCCTGGGTGGCCATTCCCTGCTGGCCACCCGGCTCGTGGGCCGCGTGCGCACCGCCCTGGACACCGAGACCGAGATCCGCACCCTCTTCGAGAACCCCACCGTCGCCGCACTCGCCACCGCCCTGGAGGACGAGAACCGCCCTGCCCGCCCCGCCCTCGTCCCGCAGGAGCGCCCTGCCACGATCCCACTGTCGTACGCCCAGCAGCGCCTGTGGTTCCTCCACCGGCTCGAAGGCCCCTCCGCCACGTACAACATCCCCCTCGCCGTCCGCATCGACGGACCACTCGACACAGACGCCCTGCACCGGGCCCTGGGCGACGTCGTCCGCCGGCACGCAGCCCTGCGCACCGTCTTCCCCGAGCACGACCGCGGACCGCACCAGCACATCACCGCCCCGGACGACGTCCGCCTCCCGTTCGCGCGGGAAGCCGTCGACGAGGACAAGGCCGCCGACCGGATCAGAGCCGCCATGGCCGAACCGATCGACATCGAGCACCGCCTCCCGCTCAGAGCGACCCTGCTGAGCCTGGCCGACGACGCCCACGTCCTGGTGCTCGTGATCCATCACATCGCCGCCGACGGTTCGTCCCTGGCGCCCCTCGCCCATGACCTGCGCGCCGCCTACCGAGCCAGGGCCGGCGCGGAGGACCCCGCGCTGACGGCACTGCCCGTCGACTACGCCGACCACACGCTCTGGCAGCGTGGCCTGCTCGGTGACGAGCACGACCCCGACAGCGTCGTCTCACATCAACTCGCCTACTGGAAAGACGCGTTGCGCGGACTCCCGGAAATCGTCGAGCTGCCGTGGGACCGGTCCCGCCCAGCCGTGCCCCGGCACACGGGGGCCACCTACGACTTCGCTGTCGGCCAATCCACCTCGCGGCAGCTCGCGAACCTCGCCCGCACCAGCGGATGCAGCCTCTTCATGGTGCTCCAGGCCGCACTGTCGACCGTACTGTCCCGGCACGGCGCCGGCGACGACATCCCGCTCGGTACGGCCGTCGCAGGGCGCACCGACGAGGCGGCATCCGACCTCGTGGGCTTCTTCGTGAACACGCTCGTGTTGCGCACGGACCTGACGGGCGACCCGACGTTCCGCGAACTGCTGAAGCGAGTCCGCGAGTTCGACCTGTCCGCTTACGCGCATCAGGATGTTCCCTTCGAGCGTCTCGTGGAACTGCTCAATCCCGCCCGCTCGCAGAGCCACCATCCGCTCTTCCAGACCATGCTCATCCTCCAGAACCACTCCACTGCCGCGGCCATCGACCTGCCCGGCCTCAAGGTCAGCGGCGTGCCGGTCGACGCCGGGGTCAGCAAGTTCGACCTGTCGTTCACCTTCACCGAGACGTACGACGACAACGGCGCACCCAGCGGTCTGCGGGGCGCCGTCGACTACGCCACGGAACTCTTCGACGCGACAACGGTCCACGCCCTCGCCGACCGGCTTGTCCTGCTGCTCGGCGCCGTCGGCGCAGACCCGGACCGCGCGTTGCACACGTACGACGTGCTCACACCCGCCGAGCACACCCGCCTCGCCACCTGGGGAACCGGGCCCGTAGAGGAACTGCCCGGGGCGACGCTTCCCGAGCTGTTCCAACAGTGGGTACGGCGCACGCCCGGGGCCCCGGCGGTCCGAGACGCGGACACCACCCTCACCTACGACGAACTCGACACCCGCGCCGGCGCCCTCGCCGACCACCTCACCGCACAGGGCATCGGCCCCGAAGACCGGGTGGCCGTCGCCCTGCCCCGCACGCACCGACTCGTCGTGGCCCTGCTCGCCGTCCTCAGGACCGGGGCGGCCTATGTGCCCCTCGATCCCGACTACCCGGCCCAGCGCCTGTCCTACATGCTCGAGGACGCCCGGCCACGTCTGCTGCTCACCACCCCCGCCATCCACCGCCGCCTCCCCGCGTCCTCCGTGCCGCACCTCTACGCCGACGACCTCGGGAACAGCTCCACGGCGGGCACGGACCCCACTGCCCGCACCGCTCCCGCTCCGTCCCCGGCACACCCGGCGTACGTCATCTACACATCCGGTTCGACCGGCCGCCCGAAGGGCGTCGTGGTCACCCATCGGGGCGTCGGCGCCATGGCCAGGACCCAGAGCGAGCGGCTACGCGTCACCCCGGGCAGCCGCGTGCTGCACATGGCGTCCGTCAGCTTCGACGCCGCGTTCTGGGAACTGTGCATGGGCCTGCTCTCCGGGGCCTGCCTGGAGATCGACGAACGCGACGCCTTGCTGCCCGGCCCCACCCTCGCCGCCCTCGTCCGCGAGCGGGGCGTCACCCACCTCACCCTGCCGCCTGCCGCACTCGCGGTGATGCCGCCCGGCTCGCTGCCCGCCGGCACCACCATGGTTCTCGCCGGCGAAGCGTGCCCGCCGGCCCTGGTGCACGCCTGGGCCCGGGACCGGTTCCTCTCCAACGCCTACGGCCCGACGGAGACCACCGTCTGCGCCACCATGAGCGCCTTCCAGCACGCGGACGGTCCGCTGGCCCCCGACCGCGCGGTGTCCATCGGTACGCCCGTCAACGGCACCCGCATCCATGTCCTGGACGACCGGCTGGAACCCGTGCCGCCCGGCGTGGCCGGTGAACTGTACGTGTCCGGTGACGGAGTGGCCCGCGGGTACCACGACCGGCCCGCTCTGACCGCCACCCGATTCGTGGCCGACCCGTTCGACCGCGCGGGCGGCCGCATGTACCGCACCGGCGACCTGGTGCGCTGGACGACGGACGGGGAACTCCTCTACGTCTCCCGAGTCGACGACCAGGTCAAACTCCGCGGGTTCCGCATCGAACTCGGTGAGATCGAGGCGGCGCTCACCGCCCTGCCCGGCGTGGCCGCGGCCTGTGCCGCCGTCCGCGAGGACCGCCCCGGTGACCGGCGCCTGGTCGTGTACACCGTGCCCGCGGACGGTGCGCCGGGACCGGACGAGGCCGAGGTGCGCGCGCACCTGGCCGCGACCCTGCCCGACCACATGATCCCCGCCGCCCACGTCAGTCTCGCGGCTCTGCCCGTCACCCCCAACGGCAAGACGGACCGCCGCGCTCTGCCCGCGCCCCACCACGCAGCACCGGCGGGAGGCCGCAAGCCCGGCACCGCACGCGAACGCGCCCTGTGCGAGGTGTTCGCGGAGACGCTCGGTGTGCCCGAAGTGGGCGTCACGGATGACTTCTTCACCCTGGGTGGCCACTCACTGCTGGCAGTGACCCTGGCCCGGCGCATCGGGGAACGGTGCGGCCGGCGTCCCTCCCTGCGGGCCTTGTTCGCGGCGCCCACCGTCGAAGGCGTCGCCCGGTTGCTGGGGAGCGAGGCGGGGGAGGAGCACCAGGAGGAGGCGGCCACTTCGGAGCTCGCCGCCGAGGTCCGGCTGGCATCGGACATCTTCAGTACGGGGCATGAAGCCACGGCCCCCGCTCGCAGAACTCTGCGCCCCTCCGCCCGCCCTCTTCTGACCGGCGCCTCCGGCTTCCTCGGCGCCTTTCTCCTGCGCGACCTCATCGAGACGACCGGCGGCCCCGTCGACTGCCTCGTGCGAGCCGAGGACGACCACCGCGCGGCGCACCGGCTGCGGGCCAACCTGGAGCGCTACGGCCTGTGGCGCCGCCGGTACGCCGACCTGATCCGCCCCGTCCCCGGCGACCTCGCCGCCCCGGGCCTCGGGCTCTCACCCGCCGACCGTACCGCGCTGGTCCGCCGCCTCGGCCCGGTCCTGCACAACGGCGCACGCGTGAACTTCGCCGCCGCCTACGGTGATCTGCGCGCCCCCAACGTGGCCGGCACCGAGGAGCTGCTGCGTCTGCTCGCCGACTCGGACTCACCTGGCATGCACTACATCTCGACCACCGGCGTGTACGCACCGGCCCCCGGTCCCCGCCCCGTAACGATCACGGAGTCGACCCCGACGGGCCCGTCGCCCGCCTTGCCGGACGGGTACGCGCAGAGCAAGTGGGTCGCCGAGCAACTCATCGGCCTGGCCCGTGAACGCGGCCTGCCGGTGACCGTCCACCGGCCCGGCCGTATCAGCGGCGACACCGCCACCGGCGCCTGCCAGGACCGCGACCTGTTGTGGCAGCTCATCAAGGGCTGCCTCCAGGCGGGCGCGGTCCCGGACCTGCCGTACGGGTCGACCGACTGGGTTCCCGTGGACTACGTCAGTGCCGCGGTCGTGGCCCTCTCCGTATCCGGCCGGACCGGTGCGGAGACGTACCACCTCACCAACCCCGATGCGCCGGGCCTGGACCGGGTCTTCGCAGCGGCCGCCCGCCTCGGGCACGACCTGCGAACCGTTCCCGCGACGCAGTGGCAGGCCCGTGTGGCGGCGCAACCCGACAACGCGGCCCAGCTGTTCCTCGGTGATGAGGGACAGACCCGGCACGAGACGACGGACCGGCGCCGCTTCGACTCCCGGCGGACAGCCGACGCTGCAGCGGCCGTGGGCGTCCGTCAGCCACCGTTGACCGACGAGGTCCTGAACCGCTATCTGACGTACTTCCACGGATCGGGCTTCCTGCCAGCTCCGGGCGTGCCGGCCACGTCGTGGCCTGCGGAACCCCACCTTCTCGGTTACCGGAAGGATCTGACATGA
- a CDS encoding HEAT repeat domain-containing protein encodes MDQDELIAELERAGQNKELTARVVRLLAEPGAAAAPGLVAALGTVSRQAMWGLRDALRLIGPAAFDAAVAARARAETVPDWWELGHVLRGFDERCFPQYVAALSHPMKEIRQQALWGLQNLGESATDAVVDVIPFLDDADRYTRYQAEKAIRAIGRQSGPVLRGIRREGPAHLRGNALNALALIGGEAEIDERDRRALERLVRIKTTQDVPESLPEHRWLAVPGATYEGLFTAMGLHDRRPCTISMGLAAMEDDVALVAGSDGKKRPVYRVFVTPELDGWRLVYADTPLGEMHWDFDDLLHRISAACGQAQYFFQDDHSDSMVWALAVDGEVRRRYWRYEEPEWQGEPLAWEEPLGADPDFDPEPNATQASSVDCAARRLSLDPTGVGEHTAMRGHGWLAVTEEGVGHGPFTGALRI; translated from the coding sequence ATGGATCAAGACGAACTGATCGCAGAGTTGGAACGGGCGGGGCAGAACAAGGAGTTGACGGCGCGCGTCGTCCGTCTGCTGGCCGAGCCCGGTGCTGCTGCCGCGCCCGGTCTGGTCGCAGCGCTGGGCACGGTGAGCCGCCAGGCGATGTGGGGCCTGCGGGACGCCCTGCGTCTCATCGGTCCCGCTGCCTTCGATGCCGCGGTGGCGGCACGCGCCAGGGCCGAGACGGTTCCCGATTGGTGGGAACTCGGACATGTGCTGCGCGGCTTCGACGAGCGGTGCTTTCCGCAGTATGTGGCCGCACTGTCGCACCCCATGAAGGAGATAAGGCAGCAGGCGTTGTGGGGTCTGCAGAATCTCGGCGAGTCCGCTACTGATGCCGTTGTCGATGTCATTCCGTTCCTCGACGACGCCGACCGCTACACGCGCTACCAGGCCGAAAAGGCAATCCGGGCCATCGGCAGACAGTCGGGCCCCGTGCTGCGGGGCATCCGCCGCGAAGGTCCCGCCCACCTGCGGGGAAACGCACTGAACGCGCTGGCCCTCATAGGCGGCGAGGCCGAGATCGATGAGCGGGACCGACGCGCCCTGGAGCGGCTCGTCCGGATCAAGACAACTCAGGATGTCCCGGAAAGCCTCCCCGAGCACCGCTGGCTGGCCGTCCCCGGCGCGACATACGAGGGCCTCTTCACCGCCATGGGGCTGCACGACAGAAGGCCCTGCACGATCTCGATGGGTCTGGCCGCGATGGAGGACGACGTAGCCCTTGTGGCGGGGTCCGACGGCAAGAAGCGGCCGGTGTACCGGGTGTTCGTCACACCGGAACTGGACGGTTGGCGGCTGGTCTACGCCGACACACCGCTGGGGGAGATGCACTGGGACTTCGACGACCTGCTCCACCGGATCAGTGCCGCATGCGGGCAGGCGCAGTACTTCTTCCAGGACGATCACAGCGACTCGATGGTCTGGGCCCTCGCCGTCGACGGCGAGGTGCGCCGCCGGTACTGGCGCTACGAGGAGCCGGAATGGCAGGGCGAGCCGCTGGCCTGGGAAGAGCCCCTCGGCGCGGACCCCGACTTCGACCCCGAACCGAATGCCACCCAGGCGTCCAGCGTCGACTGTGCCGCTCGCCGGCTTTCCCTCGACCCGACCGGGGTCGGCGAGCACACGGCCATGCGTGGCCACGGCTGGCTGGCGGTCACGGAGGAGGGAGTGGGCCACGGGCCGTTCACCGGAGCACTGCGCATCTAG
- a CDS encoding SCO4226 family nickel-binding protein translates to MPQFMDVHHGMKNITADQLMQAHQADLAIEKEEGVHFEKAWADPASGTVYCLSEAPSAEAVQRIHGRAGHRADEVHPVPLAT, encoded by the coding sequence ATGCCTCAGTTCATGGACGTCCACCACGGGATGAAGAACATCACGGCCGACCAACTGATGCAGGCCCATCAGGCCGACCTTGCGATCGAGAAGGAGGAAGGCGTCCACTTCGAGAAGGCATGGGCGGATCCGGCATCCGGCACTGTGTACTGTCTCTCCGAGGCGCCCTCGGCCGAAGCGGTCCAGCGCATACATGGACGTGCAGGCCACCGGGCCGACGAGGTCCACCCTGTCCCGCTGGCCACTTGA